One window of Nymphaea colorata isolate Beijing-Zhang1983 chromosome 1, ASM883128v2, whole genome shotgun sequence genomic DNA carries:
- the LOC116260377 gene encoding E3 ubiquitin-protein ligase At1g63170-like — translation MSMDVSPYEIGSEEQSERHPLLMERTVGSSDHEHVINVMQGTATPSSSHDDLNSLDSSHEDRSPTDSTQVQHPPSSSTLSSSRNSSFLRRGDNYGRRHRSPLNSGLWISVELVIAVSQIIASVIVLSLSRHEKPKAPLFVWVVGYASGCLATLPLLYWRYITRNRFAEQDSAQMHVDSNRDNPSLESASYAVMSTPQAPEAEVHHRTTSNSWIDQHANPRSTRIGVLVDHFKMALDCFFAVWFVVGNVWIFGGHSSSSEAPNLYRLCIVFLTFSCIGYAMPFILCATICCCLPCIISILGFREDQSYNRGATEEAINALPSYKFKAKGGQRRTEDENEIDSDGLGDGGTIAVGTERERLVSAEDAVCCICLAKYVNNDELRELPCAHFFHVECVDKWLKINALCPLCKHEVGISTSSTDDLNFDANHGEQRVGTVITGAYAMV, via the exons ATGTCCATGGATGTTTCCCCTTATGAAATAGGTTCTGAAGAGCAGAGTGAGAGACATCCTTTGTTAATGGAAAGGACAGTAGGTTCATCAGATCATGAGCATGTTATAAATGTAATGCAGGGTACCGCAACTCCATCAAGCTCTCATGACGATCTAAACAGCTTAGACTCATCACATGAGGATAGGTCGCCTACTGACAGTACACAGGTCCAACACCCTCCATCTTCATCTACCTTGTCTTCTTCAAGAAACAGTTCATTCCTGAGAAGAGGTGATAATTATGGCCGCCGACACAGAAGTCCTCTCAACTCAGGGTTGTGGATttcagttgaacttgtaattGCAGTTAGCCAGATAATTGCGTCGGTAATTGTTTTGTCACTGTCAAGACATGAGAAACCAAAGGCTCCACTGTTTGTCTGGGTTGTGGGTTATGCTTCTGGCTGTCTTGCTACCCTTCCACTTCTTTATTGGAGGTACATCACACGTAATCGTTTCGCGGAACAGGACTCAGCTCAGATGCATGTGGATTCTAATCGGGATAACCCTTCTCTGGAATCAGCTTCTTATGCTGTGATGTCAACTCCTCAAGCTCCTGAAGCTGAAGTGCATCATAGAACCACTTCAAACTCATGGATTGATCAACATGCAAACCCTAGAAGCACAAG AATCGGTGTTCTAGTAGACCACTTTAAAATGGCACTTGATTGCTTTTTTGCTGTTTGGTTTGTTGTTGGCAATGTCTGGATCTTTGGTGGGCATTCCTCTTCTTCCGAAGCCCCAAACTTGTACAG GTTATGTATAGTATTTCTGACCTTCAGTTGCATTGGGTATGCTATGCCATTTATTCTCTGTGCAACAATCTGTTGCTGCTTGCCTTGCATCATCTCTATTCTTGGTTTCCGGGAGGATCAATCTTACAACAGAGGAGCTACAGAAGAAGCTATTAATGCTCTTCCAAGTTACAAATTCAAGGCAAAAGGTGGACAACGAAGAACCGAGGATGAGAATGAAATTGATTCTGATGGTCTAGGCGATGGTGGTACTATAGCAGTTGGTACAGAAAGGGAGAGATTGGTTTCAGCAGAGGATGCG GTCTGCTGTATTTGCTTGGCAAAGTACGTCAACAACGATGAATTGCGAGAGCTACCATGTGCACATTTTTTCCATGTGGAATGTGTTGACAAGTGGCTGAAGATCAATGCACTATGTCCACTCTGTAAGCATGAGGTTGGTATCAGCACTAGCTCTACAGATGATCTAAACTTTGATGCGAACCATGGGGAGCAGAGAGTAGGAACTGTGATCACTGGTGCTTATGCAATGGTCTAG
- the LOC116265574 gene encoding non-specific lipid transfer protein GPI-anchored 14-like — protein MASSWMVSGMVLLVVAAGLVVSSAEEQNLDDCITITFTSAVACQYVNTEGAAPDATCCEGLKEMKDKFDFCFCRFLRDSANTTNGWYTPNYANMLQAPEVCGVPNGISDCPAILGLPADSPDALVFKTQKPAAFIKSASPASSPSLDTKPTFSSSSFPFALPPEAAFSMSGGVVAHIFSLGTVLSSMAVAAWILA, from the exons ATGGCTTCTTCCTGGATGGTGAGCGGGATGGTGCTGCTAGTTGTGGCCGCCGGCTTGGTGGTCTCATCAGCAGAGGAGCAGAACTTGGACGATTGCATAACCATTACGTTCACCTCCGCCGTGGCCTGCCAGTATGTCAACACGGAAGGCGCCGCCCCGGACGCCACCTGCTGTGAAGGTCTCAAGGAGATGAAGGACAAGTTTGATTTCTGCTTCTGCAGGTTCCTCCGAGACTCCGCCAACACTACCAATGGCTGGTACACCCCAAACTACGCCAACATGCTGCAGGCACCGGAGGTTTGTGGCGTCCCCAATGGTATCTCAGACTGCCCAG CCATTTTGGGTCTGCCGGCGGATTCTCCCGACGCCCTTGTATTCAAGACGCAAAAGCCGGCAGCTTTCATTAAATCAGCTTCTCCAGCTTCTTCGCCTTCGCTGGACACAAAACCaaccttctcctcctcctcatttCCATTTGCCCTACCTCCAGAAGCTGCATTTTCCATGAGCGGAGGAGTCGTTGCGCACATCTTCAGTCTCGGAACTGTGTTGAGCTCGATGGCCGTTGCAGCATGGATCCTTGCATGA